The following proteins come from a genomic window of Spirochaetota bacterium:
- a CDS encoding acyl-CoA dehydratase activase: MLTLGMDIGSITTKAVVLENKKIIGSKIIFTGFNAAKAGEKVTQELLSELGLSFDRIGKVVATGYGRKSVSFAHSNVTEITCHAKGAHFLDNSIRSIIDIGGQDSKVIVIDENGKVKDFAMNDKCAAGTGRFLEVMARALEVNLDEFGELSLKADNPAKISSLCTVFAESEVISLIAKGETRDNIIAGIHQSIASRIIAMANRVGVTNPVMMTGGVAKNIGVVKAIEKLLDCPVKVSDNAQIIGALGAALLAEEN; encoded by the coding sequence ATGCTGACATTAGGTATGGATATTGGTTCAATAACCACAAAAGCTGTTGTTCTAGAAAATAAAAAAATTATTGGCAGTAAAATTATTTTTACAGGCTTCAACGCAGCAAAAGCTGGTGAAAAAGTAACACAGGAGCTCTTATCAGAATTGGGATTATCTTTTGACAGAATTGGTAAGGTTGTTGCAACCGGATATGGGAGAAAAAGCGTTTCGTTTGCACATAGCAATGTGACCGAAATAACCTGTCATGCAAAGGGAGCTCATTTTCTTGATAATTCAATACGCTCTATTATTGATATTGGCGGACAGGATAGCAAGGTAATAGTAATAGATGAAAATGGGAAGGTAAAAGATTTTGCCATGAACGATAAATGCGCGGCAGGAACAGGGCGCTTTTTAGAAGTAATGGCGCGAGCATTAGAAGTAAATCTGGATGAATTTGGGGAGCTATCGCTAAAAGCCGATAACCCTGCCAAAATCAGCAGCCTGTGCACTGTTTTTGCCGAATCCGAAGTTATATCACTGATAGCAAAAGGCGAAACGCGGGATAATATTATTGCTGGTATCCATCAGTCTATAGCCTCGCGAATAATAGCCATGGCTAACCGTGTGGGAGTAACAAATCCTGTGATGATGACTGGCGGTGTGGCAAAAAATATTGGTGTTGTAAAAGCAATTGAAAAACTACTGGATTGCCCTGTTAAGGTTAGTGATAATGCACAGATAATAGGAGCACTGGGCGCAGCCCTTTTAGCAGAAGAAAATTAA
- a CDS encoding alpha/beta hydrolase-fold protein: MKKISLVVATMCIYMAISVQIIAQEPKPASWVVYNVPAAINTEKTVPVKIYFPKDYSKSSRTIIALHEYEGSMNSWPNNTNIAYYGNMYNFVIVCPHMPRTVYESQYFDQTTIKWNEMPAAIWIGSVLIPYLSNTVGIKTDKRSLGVCGFSIGARGALRVAQLYKSTVGAIACLSGYYDMLSHTKNSMFTAVYGKYTEYQERWAAVDNAIDDAKNLNDVSVFLAHGNKDSRVPMEQTFMLALRLKQLQKEQKGGYNFSFVEKKYKMHDWNFCQSVLPEMMAFFNENLK, translated from the coding sequence ATGAAAAAAATTAGTTTAGTAGTTGCTACAATGTGCATTTACATGGCAATAAGCGTGCAAATAATTGCTCAGGAACCAAAACCAGCAAGTTGGGTTGTGTATAATGTACCGGCAGCTATAAATACTGAAAAAACGGTCCCGGTTAAAATTTATTTCCCAAAAGATTATTCAAAAAGCAGCCGCACAATTATTGCCTTGCATGAGTATGAAGGCTCCATGAACAGCTGGCCCAATAATACAAATATTGCATACTATGGCAACATGTATAATTTTGTCATTGTGTGTCCACATATGCCACGCACAGTGTACGAGTCACAGTATTTTGATCAAACAACTATCAAGTGGAATGAAATGCCGGCTGCCATTTGGATTGGTTCTGTCTTAATACCTTACCTTAGCAACACAGTTGGCATAAAAACTGATAAACGCAGTCTGGGGGTTTGTGGGTTTTCTATTGGTGCACGTGGTGCGTTGCGTGTTGCACAACTCTACAAAAGTACTGTTGGAGCAATTGCATGCCTGTCAGGTTACTATGATATGCTATCGCACACAAAAAACAGTATGTTTACTGCAGTGTATGGAAAATATACCGAGTATCAAGAGCGCTGGGCTGCAGTGGATAATGCCATTGATGATGCCAAAAACCTCAATGATGTTTCAGTTTTTTTGGCTCATGGAAACAAGGATTCCCGTGTGCCTATGGAGCAGACGTTTATGCTGGCATTAAGGCTTAAACAACTGCAGAAGGAGCAAAAAGGTGGGTACAATTTTTCATTTGTTGAAAAGAAATATAAAATGCATGACTGGAATTTTTGTCAGTCTGTGCTCCCTGAAATGATGGCATTTTTCAATGAAAACCTTAAATAG
- the radC gene encoding DNA repair protein RadC has translation MHTKCELPIQRCINGEPLENLSDTELIAILLATGVKGKDVMECAFGLIQHFGSVSGIYHAGIREIATVDGLGIVKAIRLKAAMELGKRLIAPRNYDESIDSPRMVWECIVGDIACSRQEEFFVMILDTKNRLIKKSRISIGTISEALVHPREVFRDAVREAASSVIIVHNHPSGVLKPSVNDIEITKRVAQAGAIVGIQLLDHVIVTDNDYLSLRETDETLFLK, from the coding sequence ATGCATACAAAATGTGAACTGCCGATTCAGCGGTGTATCAACGGTGAACCGTTGGAAAATTTAAGCGATACGGAACTGATTGCCATTCTTCTGGCAACAGGAGTGAAGGGAAAAGATGTAATGGAGTGCGCATTTGGACTTATTCAGCACTTTGGCAGTGTCAGTGGCATCTATCATGCAGGAATACGGGAGATAGCTACTGTTGATGGGTTAGGTATTGTGAAAGCCATCAGGCTTAAAGCAGCAATGGAACTTGGCAAACGTTTGATAGCACCTCGAAATTATGATGAATCAATTGATTCACCCAGGATGGTATGGGAATGTATTGTCGGCGATATTGCTTGTAGCAGGCAGGAGGAATTCTTTGTAATGATACTGGATACCAAAAACAGGCTTATAAAAAAATCGCGGATTTCAATTGGAACAATTTCTGAAGCCCTTGTCCATCCGCGCGAGGTTTTCCGAGATGCCGTACGTGAAGCTGCATCATCGGTTATCATTGTACATAACCATCCTTCTGGTGTGCTTAAGCCATCAGTCAATGATATTGAGATAACAAAAAGAGTGGCGCAGGCTGGGGCAATTGTTGGTATACAGCTTCTTGACCATGTAATTGTGACCGATAATGATTATTTAAGCTTAAGAGAAACAGATGAAACGTTGTTTTTGAAATAA